The window GGCGCCGGACGGCCGGCCGGCTTTCCGGCGCCCCGACACCGGGGCGCCTCACGCGGGGGTAGGCATGCGCATCACGGCCATTCGAACACGGCAGGTCGACGTGCCGCTGCCGGCGCCGTTTCATCCGGCGTGGGCGCCGGGGCGCATCGAGGACAAGATCCGCCTGGCGTACGTGCGCATCGACACAGACGCCGGCGTATACGGCATCGCCGGCCACGAATTCTACGGCGCGGAGGAGCAGTGCGTCGCGCGCATCGCGCAGTACATGGTCGGCGAGGACCCGCTGCGGATCGAGAAGCACGCCGGCACGCTGCGGTACCTGTGGCCGTACTTCGGCACCGCGGTGTGGTTCGTCGAGATCGCGCTGTGGGACATCCTCGGCAAGGTCGCGGGGCTGCCGGTCTACAAGCTGCTCGGCAACTGCCGGGACGCGGTGCCCGCCTACGCCTCCACCGGGCAGAACCGTACGCCGGCCCAACGCGCCGACGACGCCCGGCGCCTCAGGGACGAGGGCTTCCGCGCGATCAAGCTGCGGATCCACAACGACACGCTGGCCGACGACATCGCGCAGGTCGCGGCGGTGCGGACCGCGGTCGGCGACCGCATGGCGATCATGGCCGACGCCAACCAAACCGACGTGGACGGCGCGCCGATGCCGGGGCCGCACTGGAGCTACCACCGGGCCCTCGAGACCGCGCGGGCGCTCGCGGACTACAACGTGACGTGGCTCGAGGAACCGCTGCCGCGCCACGCGTACGAGCAGCTGCGGCGCCTCCGTGAGGCGTCCCCGGTCCCGATCGCCGGCGGCGAGGTGAATCAGGGGTTCGCGGAGCTCCAGCGCCTCCTGGTCGAGGGCAACTACGACGTGCTCCAGCCCGACGTCACGCTGTGCGAGGGACTGCTGCGCATGCGCGCGCTTGCCACGACGGCGCAGGCGATGAACGTGGAGCTGACCCCGCACACCTGGGGCGATCCGCTCGGGACGGTCGCCAACCTCCACCTGGCCGCGGCCATTCCCAACGCCTCGTACTTCGA of the bacterium genome contains:
- a CDS encoding mandelate racemase/muconate lactonizing enzyme family protein; translation: MRITAIRTRQVDVPLPAPFHPAWAPGRIEDKIRLAYVRIDTDAGVYGIAGHEFYGAEEQCVARIAQYMVGEDPLRIEKHAGTLRYLWPYFGTAVWFVEIALWDILGKVAGLPVYKLLGNCRDAVPAYASTGQNRTPAQRADDARRLRDEGFRAIKLRIHNDTLADDIAQVAAVRTAVGDRMAIMADANQTDVDGAPMPGPHWSYHRALETARALADYNVTWLEEPLPRHAYEQLRRLREASPVPIAGGEVNQGFAELQRLLVEGNYDVLQPDVTLCEGLLRMRALATTAQAMNVELTPHTWGDPLGTVANLHLAAAIPNASYFEFPHDPPAFPADVYQQTLKTPLVVDNGMVQLPQGPGLGVELQDWIFE